In Zingiber officinale cultivar Zhangliang chromosome 1A, Zo_v1.1, whole genome shotgun sequence, a genomic segment contains:
- the LOC122000495 gene encoding agamous-like MADS-box protein AGL80, which produces MGRKKVKLAWITNDATRRTTFEKRKKGLVKKVSELATLCGVEACLVVYGPQDAVEAEPEVWPSPAETARVATRFNSMPEMYRWRKMTDQEDFLRQRVAKLQDQLRRQDRESRELEVSLFAHEIMAGGRILDDADLNDAMGLMQMIDLKLKQAFDQLQIDQSELLPMMTPLYDFTGNEVLSIVQTKLSISLGEGPLKRTRTTNFVVVNTPSGYNVILGRLALNEFRAVVFTYCQKIKFPVDDKVGGVKGDLLAIQRCYIEMVRSEARTAQKNPRLEVNTIIEKPPARVYEENEEF; this is translated from the exons ATGgggaggaagaaggtgaagctcGCATGGATCACCAATGATGCCACGAGACGCACCACCTTCGAGAAGCGGAAGAAGGGCCTGGTGAAGAAGGTGAGCGAGCTGGCCACGCTCTGCGGCGTCGAGGCGTGCCTGGTCGTTTACGGGCCTCAGGATGCGGTGGAGGCGGAGCCGGAGGTGTGGCCGTCGCCGGCGGAGACAGCTCGCGTGGCCACGCGCTTCAATAGCATGCCGGAGATGTACCGGTGGCGCAAGATGACCGACCAGGAGGACTTCCTCCGGCAGCGCGTCGCCAAGCTGCAGGACCAACTCCGCCGCCAGGATCGCGAGAGCAGGGAGCTCGAAGTCAGCCTCTTCGCCCACGAGATTATGGCCGGCGGGCGGATCCTGGACGACGCTGACCTAAATGACGCGATGGGACTGATGCAGATGATAGACTTGAAGCTGAAGCAG gcattcgatcagttgcaaattgacCAGAGCGAACTGCTGCCGATGATGACTCCACTCTACGATttcacgggtaacgaagtgcTGTCGATCGTCCAGACCAAGCTATCTATTTCACTTGGCGAAGGGCCCctgaagaggacaaggaccacaaacttcgTTGTGGTAAACACACCGTCAGGATACAACGTTATATTAGGCCGACTAGCCTTAAATGAGTTCCGAGCAGTGGTGTTCACCTACTGCCAAAAGATTAAGTTTCCGGTGGATGACAAGGTGGGAGGAGTCAAAGGTGACCTATTGGCCATTCAACGATGCTACATTGAGATGGTCAGATCAGAAGCAAGGACCGCTCAGAAAAACCCGCGCCTGGAGGTGAACACCATCATTGAGAAGCCCCCTGCGAGGGTTTATGAAGAAAATGAAGAATTCTAG